From Halococcus saccharolyticus DSM 5350, a single genomic window includes:
- a CDS encoding carbohydrate-binding protein — MNHTRRSVLRKAAGLSALAIGTSGAASAATDCSNVPAYDANTAYSGGDQVIYEGSLWTAEWWTKGTAPSTSENVWTKQGDCGSGGGGGGGSDGGSGGSAADCSGVPAYDPNTAYSGGDQVVHNGSLWIAEWWTRGSAPAESEAVWTLEGSCRSDGGGDGGDGGGDDGDGGGGGGGGGGGIYSLYAGTWMNRVDGVTSRNLDHVYLTVLGDATDDGEVNAGWLAGCNTGSCSQKSLSTQTDTIQALQDNGVEVRVSIGGADGRVVARDASSATELKNAYANILDTLGVSTLDIDDENADQRSETLYEMRNEALAMLKTERPNVTVGFTVSATADGIVSYGHSRGKTWIKDAEKKGVGLDYVQPMTMYFQGDENFDSITQSLEGTVDFLETVYTGKSRSAIWSMVGVTPLLSQISTQDATQLVDYASQKGMYSIAPWSLNLDTNGEFSDIFKQFG, encoded by the coding sequence ATGAACCACACACGACGGAGCGTACTGCGCAAGGCAGCGGGACTCTCGGCGCTGGCGATCGGGACGAGCGGAGCCGCTTCGGCGGCGACCGACTGTAGCAACGTGCCAGCATACGACGCGAACACTGCGTACTCGGGCGGCGACCAGGTGATCTACGAGGGATCGCTCTGGACCGCCGAGTGGTGGACCAAAGGCACTGCACCCTCCACGAGCGAGAACGTCTGGACCAAACAGGGCGACTGTGGGTCCGGCGGCGGTGGCGGTGGTGGCTCCGATGGCGGCAGCGGCGGAAGCGCCGCCGACTGTAGCGGCGTCCCGGCATACGACCCGAACACCGCCTACTCCGGTGGCGATCAGGTGGTCCACAACGGATCACTCTGGATCGCCGAGTGGTGGACCCGTGGAAGCGCGCCCGCCGAGTCCGAGGCGGTCTGGACGCTGGAGGGGTCCTGCCGTAGCGACGGCGGCGGTGATGGTGGCGATGGCGGCGGTGATGATGGAGACGGCGGCGGTGGCGGCGGAGGCGGCGGTGGCGGGATTTACTCCCTCTACGCGGGTACGTGGATGAACCGCGTCGACGGCGTGACGAGCCGGAACCTCGATCACGTCTACCTGACGGTCCTCGGTGACGCCACGGACGACGGCGAGGTGAACGCCGGGTGGCTGGCGGGCTGCAACACGGGCTCGTGTAGCCAGAAGTCACTCTCGACACAGACCGACACGATCCAAGCGCTTCAGGACAACGGCGTCGAGGTGCGGGTTTCGATCGGCGGCGCGGACGGACGTGTCGTGGCTCGGGACGCGAGCAGCGCCACCGAACTCAAAAACGCCTACGCCAACATCCTCGACACGCTCGGCGTCAGCACGCTCGACATCGACGACGAGAACGCCGACCAGCGCTCCGAGACGCTCTACGAGATGCGCAACGAGGCGCTGGCGATGCTCAAAACGGAGCGACCGAACGTCACGGTCGGCTTCACGGTCTCTGCGACCGCGGATGGCATCGTGAGCTACGGCCACTCGCGTGGCAAGACGTGGATCAAGGACGCCGAAAAGAAGGGCGTCGGCCTCGATTACGTCCAGCCGATGACGATGTACTTCCAGGGCGACGAGAACTTCGATTCGATCACCCAGTCGCTCGAAGGTACTGTTGACTTCCTGGAGACGGTCTACACCGGGAAGTCCCGGAGCGCGATCTGGTCGATGGTGGGCGTGACGCCCCTGCTGAGTCAGATATCGACCCAGGACGCGACACAACTGGTCGATTACGCCAGCCAGAAGGGCATGTACAGCATCGCGCCGTGGTCGCTGAACCTGGACACCAACGGCGAGTTCTCGGACATCTTCAAGCAGTTCGGATAG